The following are from one region of the Chiloscyllium punctatum isolate Juve2018m chromosome 24, sChiPun1.3, whole genome shotgun sequence genome:
- the LOC140494677 gene encoding AN1-type zinc finger protein 6-like: MAQETNQTQVPMLCTTGCGFYGNPRTNGMCSVCYKEYLQRQQNSGRMSPPAASVVSSNNSSSTESIPVQCTETNPEMSAEASVNATSAKTSTPVTQQMTAMSISQDESSTETEGALKAEVVTGSVPVNVEPAESSTEGDDKVLEKSKPKKNRCFTCRKKVGLTGFDCRCGNLFCGLHRYSDKHNCPYDYKAEAAEKIRKENPIVVAEKIQKL, translated from the exons ATGGCCCAGGAGACAAATCAAACACAGGTGCCCATGCTGTGTACCACTGGCTGTGGTTTCTATGGCAACCCTCGAACCAATGGGATGTGTTCAGTTTGCTACAAGGAGTATCTACAGAGACAGCAGAACAGTGGAAGGATGAGCCCACCAG CAGCTAGTGTGGTCAGTAGTAACAACAGTTCAAGTACAGAGTCCATCCCTGTTCAGTGCACGGAAACAAACCCCGAAATGTCTGCAGAAGCTTCTGTGAATGCTACATCGGCCAAAACTAG CACTCCAGTAACACAGCAGATGACTGCAATGAGCATTTCTCAAGATGAATCAAGCACTGAAACTGAGGGTGCTCTAAAAGCTGAAGTTGTCACAGGATCAG TTCCTGTGAATGTGGAACCTGCAGAAAGTTCCACAGAAGGAGACGACAAGGTTCTAGAAAAGTCAAAACCCAAAAAGAATAGATGCTTCACCTGCAGGAAGAAGGTTGGATTAACTG GATTTGATTGTCGCTGTGGAAATCTTTTCTGTGGACTTCATCGCTACTCTGATAAACACAACTGTCCTTATGATTACAAGGCTGAAGCAGCAGAGAAGATCAGGAAAGAGAATCCCATTGTAGTTGCTGAAAAAATTCAGAAATTATGA